The following proteins come from a genomic window of Candidatus Nitrospira nitrificans:
- the rfbC gene encoding dTDP-4-dehydrorhamnose 3,5-epimerase: MRVTPIAIHGVLFLEPSVISDYRGCFTETYHQQRYAEAGITEHFVQDNCSRSVRNTVRGLHFQEPQAQGKLVMALEGTIYDVVVDIRKGSPTFGKWYGIELSGKTLYQLYIPPGCAHGFCVTSETATFLYKCTAYYSPRNERGILWNDPALGIHWPISEALLSPKDQACRPLKEMEAELPSYQPIR, translated from the coding sequence GTGCGTGTGACGCCAATTGCCATTCACGGGGTCCTTTTTCTCGAACCGTCCGTCATTTCGGACTATCGAGGCTGCTTCACGGAAACGTATCATCAGCAGCGCTACGCTGAGGCAGGCATCACCGAGCACTTCGTGCAAGATAACTGCTCACGGTCGGTGCGAAACACGGTCCGCGGTCTGCATTTTCAGGAGCCACAGGCTCAGGGGAAACTCGTCATGGCCCTTGAGGGGACCATCTACGACGTCGTCGTCGATATCCGAAAGGGGTCGCCGACGTTCGGGAAATGGTATGGCATCGAGCTATCGGGTAAAACCCTTTACCAGCTGTACATTCCCCCTGGATGCGCTCATGGTTTTTGTGTCACGAGCGAGACCGCAACGTTTCTCTATAAGTGCACCGCCTATTATTCGCCGAGGAATGAGCGAGGTATTTTGTGGAACGATCCGGCCCTGGGGATCCATTGGCCGATCAGCGAGGCGCTTCTTTCACCGAAAGACCAAGCCTGCCGCCCCCTCAAAGAAATGGAAGCAGAGTTACCATCCTATCAACCTATTCGATAA
- a CDS encoding YkgJ family cysteine cluster protein yields MRPSPLFEKTARWFHRANAALLGTLPCTQGCSHCCIGLFPVTILDRQALRLGLRTLPDEHRKRIERTAAEQVSALTAAAPQLNTNRFIDQWPEEESRQLIERFDTWPCPALEQNGSCGLYQFRPLVCRSMGVPPEDGGCVSGACAVQTAVPLIRLSKTIREEENHLAGMEAEEIEALRRHDGAEGEELFLPYAFLSDAGAW; encoded by the coding sequence TTGCGGCCGTCTCCACTATTTGAAAAGACCGCTCGGTGGTTTCATCGTGCGAACGCCGCCCTCCTAGGCACTCTCCCCTGTACTCAAGGCTGCAGTCACTGTTGTATCGGTCTGTTTCCCGTGACGATTCTCGACAGACAAGCACTTCGGTTGGGTCTCCGAACGCTTCCGGATGAGCACAGGAAGCGGATCGAACGGACAGCGGCGGAACAAGTCTCTGCGCTCACCGCCGCCGCGCCACAACTGAACACGAATCGTTTCATCGACCAGTGGCCGGAGGAGGAGAGCCGACAACTCATCGAACGGTTCGATACCTGGCCTTGTCCGGCTTTGGAGCAAAATGGAAGCTGTGGCCTCTATCAGTTTCGGCCGCTGGTCTGTCGTTCCATGGGTGTGCCCCCGGAGGACGGCGGCTGTGTCAGTGGCGCCTGTGCCGTTCAAACGGCTGTTCCATTGATTCGGCTCTCAAAAACCATTCGCGAGGAAGAGAATCATCTCGCAGGGATGGAAGCGGAGGAAATTGAAGCGCTGCGCCGCCATGACGGTGCCGAGGGAGAAGAACTGTTTCTGCCCTATGCGTTTTTATCCGATGCCGGAGCGTGGTGA
- a CDS encoding CPBP family glutamic-type intramembrane protease, with product MTCTWKCLEYIRQLHGSRYSEAVISYFVNLRLSDHQLHGTVFVAILEETLYRGLISPFASPYISVIAFSLSHKGTWVRLSSLLFAICMELSLSWSASLVLCIAIHTAVNITTWFYIRTIPIKTTTEGTIAIAL from the coding sequence ATGACCTGCACCTGGAAATGCCTCGAATATATTCGGCAGCTTCATGGGTCCCGCTACTCTGAAGCGGTGATTAGCTATTTTGTCAATCTTCGACTCAGCGACCATCAATTGCATGGCACGGTATTCGTCGCAATCCTTGAGGAAACCCTCTACAGGGGACTAATTAGCCCTTTTGCATCTCCTTACATATCCGTGATTGCCTTTTCACTTTCCCACAAAGGCACATGGGTGAGATTATCCTCCCTACTCTTTGCAATATGCATGGAGCTTTCTTTATCTTGGTCGGCAAGTTTAGTCTTATGCATTGCAATTCACACAGCGGTAAACATAACCACATGGTTCTACATTAGAACCATTCCAATAAAGACAACAACCGAAGGCACAATTGCAATTGCACTGTAA
- a CDS encoding P-loop NTPase family protein → MVQSNWSKTAKWASCLRTIRRDEVGRFEQRMPRAGDVVVCRVEVAAFPHSVIEDTSGRLQSLFPGDILLTTVANRESTRWNVGKIPEDDVYKAGRQLSILSVQGIIGELTETACDHQEYETRVSVLGVAIRDNYLTVNISDYALTPLEYGGPTQLPLTILITGSSAEAGKTTAAINIMRRLIREGHSVTALKATGTASMIEREIYADAGASRVIDPIDFGLATTYYAPSDGDLIKSRFLGCLYYISKLNCSSLIVECGGDPIGANVPLFLTALRECGGPQFHVSSASDCLAALGLKALFQTINLQVNLFCGRCTDTTLLKNRTMILTGIPALNLATDADNEALSAMIRKLTGANHPEENR, encoded by the coding sequence ATGGTCCAAAGTAATTGGTCAAAAACAGCAAAATGGGCCTCGTGTCTACGCACTATTCGGCGCGATGAAGTTGGCAGATTTGAACAACGGATGCCACGCGCCGGAGATGTTGTTGTATGTCGAGTTGAAGTGGCCGCATTCCCTCATTCGGTCATTGAGGATACATCAGGACGCCTACAGTCTCTGTTCCCAGGGGACATTCTGTTAACAACAGTTGCCAATAGAGAATCGACACGATGGAATGTTGGGAAAATTCCAGAAGATGATGTTTACAAAGCGGGCCGGCAGCTATCCATACTTAGCGTTCAAGGAATAATAGGAGAACTGACAGAAACGGCCTGCGACCATCAAGAGTACGAAACTCGCGTAAGCGTCCTCGGGGTAGCAATCAGGGATAACTACCTCACTGTAAATATCTCGGATTATGCACTTACGCCATTGGAGTATGGTGGACCAACCCAACTTCCGTTAACCATCCTAATAACTGGCTCGTCGGCTGAGGCCGGGAAGACAACAGCTGCAATTAATATAATGCGCCGTCTCATTCGGGAAGGTCATAGTGTGACGGCGCTAAAAGCTACAGGCACAGCGTCCATGATTGAACGTGAAATCTATGCAGATGCTGGTGCATCTCGCGTAATCGATCCCATTGATTTCGGGTTAGCGACGACTTATTATGCTCCCTCTGATGGTGACTTAATAAAGAGCAGGTTCCTGGGATGCCTTTATTACATATCAAAATTGAATTGCAGTTCGTTAATAGTCGAATGTGGAGGTGATCCCATTGGTGCCAATGTCCCGCTTTTCCTAACCGCACTCAGAGAATGTGGAGGGCCTCAGTTCCACGTATCATCCGCGTCAGATTGCCTTGCGGCCTTAGGGTTAAAAGCTCTCTTTCAAACAATCAATCTTCAAGTGAATCTTTTTTGCGGACGCTGCACCGATACCACGCTTCTAAAAAATAGAACAATGATCCTGACAGGCATACCAGCACTGAACCTTGCAACAGACGCCGACAATGAGGCTCTTTCCGCCATGATCAGAAAACTCACAGGCGCAAACCATCCAGAGGAAAATCGATAA
- a CDS encoding response regulator encodes MAATILIIEDHTPVRTLLAQVLHDAGYQVCEAATGRQGLERFREQPVDLVITDLEMPEMTGLDVILALTRAFLDVKVIAMSGCAAEDLHQAKLLGARQTFPKPLDLHALLNAVQYELQH; translated from the coding sequence ATGGCAGCCACCATTCTGATTATCGAGGATCACACGCCGGTGCGCACGCTCCTGGCTCAGGTGCTGCACGATGCCGGCTATCAGGTCTGCGAGGCTGCGACGGGCCGACAGGGACTCGAACGGTTCCGTGAGCAACCGGTGGATCTCGTCATTACGGATCTGGAGATGCCGGAGATGACGGGCTTGGACGTGATCTTGGCATTGACCCGTGCGTTCCTGGATGTGAAGGTCATCGCCATGAGCGGGTGTGCCGCCGAAGACCTTCACCAAGCGAAGCTCCTCGGGGCTCGGCAGACCTTTCCGAAACCGCTTGATCTCCACGCACTACTCAACGCGGTTCAATACGAGTTGCAGCACTAG
- a CDS encoding alpha-amylase family protein: MTNRLPYLADLGITCLWLLPFFPSPGKDNGYDVSNYYEVHADVGSLNDFMECVHRAGELGIRILLDLVIDHTSDQHPWFQAARRDRQSRYRSYYFWADAPSPPEPGHGPIFPDQEMTVWTYDEVAGQYYYHRFYRFEPDLNAFNPEVRQEFLRIMDFWLSLGVAGFRIDAASHLIEAGPHQVGPGKEDHDILKELRTYADRRRQGTVLVGEADVEPDQLTTYFGTGDELHMLYNFYLDNYLFLALAEERAEPLTHALQRLPLLPEPCRWINFLRNLDELDLERLTEREREVVYEAFAPDEDMRIFGRGIRRRLAPMVHDRRKREMAMSLLFTLPGIPLVVYGDEIGMGEDLSLPGRSAVRTAMQWAPTPNGGFSDAARERLRRPLIDGGAFGYDQVNVSDQQTDPASCLNWMKRLIAARRAYPTWGSGIYRNAEGGGSAVLVHECIGRGDRLLALHNLTGKDQPLSLPSSQIDQRVAIFSSTGHEHSDSPSLVLEPYGYRWYRVAL; this comes from the coding sequence TTGACCAATCGACTTCCTTACCTGGCCGATCTCGGCATCACGTGTCTCTGGCTCTTGCCATTTTTCCCATCGCCTGGGAAAGACAACGGTTACGACGTCTCTAACTATTATGAGGTTCATGCCGACGTCGGCAGTCTGAACGACTTCATGGAATGCGTGCACCGTGCCGGAGAGTTGGGGATCCGCATTCTCCTTGATCTGGTCATCGACCATACCTCGGATCAACACCCGTGGTTCCAGGCGGCGCGGCGGGATCGGCAGTCACGCTACCGCTCGTATTATTTTTGGGCCGATGCCCCCTCTCCGCCCGAGCCGGGCCATGGCCCGATCTTTCCAGACCAAGAAATGACCGTCTGGACGTATGACGAGGTGGCGGGACAGTACTACTATCATCGGTTCTATCGATTCGAACCCGACTTGAACGCCTTTAATCCAGAGGTTCGACAAGAATTCCTGCGTATCATGGACTTTTGGCTGTCTTTGGGCGTGGCAGGGTTCCGTATCGATGCCGCCTCGCATCTGATTGAAGCGGGTCCTCACCAGGTCGGACCGGGAAAGGAGGACCATGACATTCTGAAGGAGCTCCGCACGTATGCGGACCGCCGTCGTCAGGGGACTGTGTTAGTGGGAGAAGCCGACGTCGAGCCGGATCAGCTGACGACTTACTTCGGCACCGGCGATGAATTGCACATGCTGTATAATTTTTATCTCGATAATTACCTCTTTCTGGCGCTCGCCGAAGAACGGGCCGAACCGTTGACGCATGCATTACAAAGACTCCCTTTACTCCCCGAGCCCTGCCGATGGATCAACTTCTTGCGTAACCTCGATGAGCTGGACCTCGAACGGTTAACGGAGCGGGAGCGGGAAGTGGTCTATGAGGCTTTTGCGCCCGACGAGGACATGAGAATTTTTGGGCGGGGTATTCGCCGGCGGCTGGCTCCGATGGTGCACGACCGGCGCAAGCGTGAAATGGCGATGAGTCTTCTCTTCACCTTGCCCGGCATTCCGCTCGTCGTGTATGGAGACGAGATCGGCATGGGCGAAGACTTGTCGCTTCCTGGCCGTAGCGCAGTCCGGACGGCGATGCAATGGGCACCGACGCCGAACGGGGGATTCTCCGATGCCGCACGGGAGCGTCTCCGCCGTCCGCTCATCGACGGAGGCGCCTTCGGCTACGACCAGGTCAATGTGAGCGATCAACAGACTGATCCCGCATCATGTCTCAATTGGATGAAACGGCTCATCGCAGCCCGGAGGGCCTATCCGACGTGGGGATCGGGCATCTATCGTAACGCAGAGGGGGGAGGATCGGCCGTCCTCGTCCATGAATGTATCGGTCGCGGTGACCGCCTTCTTGCGCTCCATAATTTGACCGGTAAAGATCAGCCTCTCTCCTTACCTTCGTCACAGATCGATCAACGCGTGGCGATTTTCTCGAGCACCGGTCACGAGCACTCTGACTCGCCATCGCTGGTATTGGAGCCGTATGGATACCGCTGGTATCGCGTGGCCCTCTGA
- a CDS encoding alpha-amylase family glycosyl hydrolase, with protein MPTRWWQRGVIYQIYPRSLADSNGDGIGDLRGIIGKVDYLSWLGVDAVWLSPIYPSPMVDFGYDVADYTEIDPLFGTWRDFDDLLDTLHRYGIKLILDFVPNHTSDRHPWFLESRASRSNVKRDWYIWQDSASDGGPPNNWMSVFGGSAWEWDPPTGQYYYHAYLKQQPDVNWRNPELREAMHQAMRFWLNRGVDGFRMDVIWHLVKDEQLRSNPPNPDYHPGLWPSRRFLSTYTTDRPEVHDIIAGMRRVVDAHDDRLLIGEIYLPIERLVTYYGTGGTGLHLPFNFQLVELPWRADEIEKAVDTYEAALPKEGWPNWVLGNHDKSRIATRIGQEQARIAAVLLLTLRGTPILYYGDEIGMTNVPIPRDRVHDPWEHTMPGFGVGRDPVRTPMQWDASPHAGFTTGTPWLPISEDFESTNVAAQRETPASLLRLYHRLIHLRRHEPVLVLGDYHRLSSPPEIMLFFRRLGDRRCLVALNFTAHRQIISGLPHELVFRRVTLSTQPEREGKVVGSPAYLEPNEGLISIYTI; from the coding sequence ATGCCAACCCGCTGGTGGCAGCGGGGTGTCATTTATCAGATTTATCCCCGCTCGCTTGCCGATAGCAATGGCGATGGCATCGGCGATTTGCGAGGAATCATCGGCAAGGTGGACTATCTCTCGTGGTTGGGCGTGGATGCGGTGTGGCTGTCTCCCATTTACCCGTCTCCGATGGTCGACTTTGGCTACGATGTCGCGGACTACACCGAGATCGACCCTCTCTTCGGCACGTGGCGTGATTTCGACGATCTCCTGGACACACTGCACCGGTACGGGATCAAACTGATTCTTGATTTTGTGCCCAACCATACCTCAGATCGACATCCGTGGTTCCTGGAATCACGTGCTTCGCGGTCCAATGTCAAACGGGACTGGTACATCTGGCAGGATTCGGCCTCGGACGGAGGACCACCAAATAATTGGATGAGTGTGTTTGGTGGCAGCGCCTGGGAGTGGGATCCGCCCACGGGCCAGTACTATTACCATGCCTATCTGAAGCAGCAGCCGGACGTGAATTGGCGTAACCCGGAGCTCCGAGAAGCGATGCACCAGGCCATGCGGTTCTGGTTGAATCGTGGCGTGGACGGGTTTCGCATGGATGTGATCTGGCACTTGGTGAAGGACGAGCAGCTCCGCAGCAATCCACCAAACCCTGACTATCACCCAGGGCTGTGGCCCTCTCGCCGCTTCCTGTCGACCTATACGACTGACCGGCCCGAGGTCCATGACATCATCGCGGGAATGCGGCGTGTCGTCGATGCCCATGACGATCGTCTGTTGATCGGTGAAATTTACCTTCCCATCGAGCGTCTCGTCACGTATTACGGGACAGGTGGAACCGGTCTTCACCTGCCGTTCAACTTCCAGCTTGTGGAATTGCCTTGGCGGGCCGATGAGATTGAAAAGGCAGTGGATACCTACGAGGCAGCCCTCCCCAAAGAGGGATGGCCGAATTGGGTATTAGGCAACCACGACAAATCGCGGATCGCCACGCGGATTGGTCAGGAGCAGGCCAGGATTGCGGCGGTGTTGCTGCTCACCCTCCGCGGCACACCAATCCTTTATTATGGCGATGAAATCGGTATGACCAACGTCCCGATTCCTAGGGACCGTGTTCACGATCCATGGGAACACACCATGCCCGGGTTCGGCGTGGGTCGGGATCCTGTGCGCACTCCCATGCAGTGGGATGCATCACCCCACGCAGGCTTCACCACCGGAACGCCGTGGCTCCCGATTTCGGAGGATTTTGAAAGCACGAATGTGGCCGCGCAGCGCGAGACCCCTGCGTCACTCCTACGGCTGTACCATCGTCTAATCCATCTCCGGCGCCATGAGCCGGTCCTCGTGTTGGGAGACTACCACCGACTTTCATCTCCCCCTGAGATCATGCTGTTTTTTCGCCGTCTAGGCGACCGCCGGTGTTTGGTGGCATTGAATTTTACGGCGCATCGCCAGATCATCTCCGGTCTTCCTCACGAGCTTGTGTTTAGGCGCGTGACTCTGTCGACTCAGCCTGAGAGGGAAGGAAAGGTTGTGGGTTCGCCCGCCTATCTTGAACCCAACGAAGGCCTGATTTCGATCTACACGATTTGA
- a CDS encoding HU family DNA-binding protein, whose translation MAKSMTKSQIADYLAGKAGITKKGAVQILDDFAALAYREAKNVFTVPGIGKLKLANRKARIGRNPQTGAEIKIPAKRVVKFRVAKAAKDAILGKK comes from the coding sequence ATGGCAAAATCAATGACGAAATCGCAGATTGCAGATTACCTTGCCGGGAAAGCCGGCATCACGAAGAAAGGGGCGGTTCAGATTCTTGATGATTTCGCGGCCCTGGCCTATCGCGAAGCCAAGAATGTCTTCACGGTGCCCGGTATCGGCAAGCTCAAACTGGCGAACCGCAAGGCGCGCATCGGCCGCAATCCTCAGACCGGTGCGGAAATCAAGATCCCGGCAAAACGCGTGGTCAAGTTCCGTGTAGCCAAGGCCGCTAAGGACGCAATTCTCGGCAAGAAATAA
- a CDS encoding MoaD/ThiS family protein: MVTIVLTGQLQTVDGECDLACDIDRSMSVRQLIQRQGVQLRHLLQLLREKKVLVTINKKIASEDSLVQDGDAIRLIGHDGMGGSGLGPSHH; encoded by the coding sequence ATGGTGACCATCGTACTGACCGGACAATTGCAAACCGTGGATGGAGAGTGTGATCTGGCATGCGACATCGATCGATCGATGTCGGTTCGCCAACTGATCCAGAGACAAGGAGTTCAGCTTCGGCATCTGCTGCAGCTCCTGCGTGAGAAGAAAGTGCTGGTAACCATCAATAAGAAGATCGCCAGCGAGGACTCGCTTGTTCAGGATGGGGATGCGATTCGTCTGATCGGACACGACGGGATGGGGGGCAGTGGACTTGGACCATCGCACCACTAA
- the nhaA gene encoding Na+/H+ antiporter NhaA translates to MLSTIRTFLKLESAAGILLIVAAGLAMVCANTDLKHLYESLLQIPMGVQFGSLQIHKPLLLWINDGLMVLFFFLVGMELKREIMEGELSDAANIGLPALGALGGMVIPAGLYWWVNYDQPGDMQGWAIPMATDTAFSLGILSLLGPRVPLSLKVFLVSLAIFDDIGAIVIVAIFYSSSLSPVMVWTAGGCLVVLLLINYSGLTAIPLYALVGLVMWIAVLKSGVHATLAGVLLAMFIPLTDATNRNHSPLRFLENELHTAVAFVTLPLFAFFNAGVPLAEVSLHSLTHPVSLGITLGLFLGKQLGVFLFCMAGVWLGIARLPRGVTTLQLYGVAILCGVGFTMSLFIGGLAFEELQRPALFDVRIGILLGSLLSAMAGYLVLWLTLRKGGVREADD, encoded by the coding sequence ATGTTGAGCACTATCCGCACATTCCTCAAACTGGAATCCGCCGCTGGCATACTGCTGATCGTGGCAGCAGGACTCGCCATGGTGTGCGCCAATACCGATCTGAAGCATCTGTATGAGAGCCTGCTCCAAATTCCCATGGGAGTGCAGTTTGGGAGCCTCCAGATTCATAAACCTCTCCTGCTCTGGATCAATGATGGTCTCATGGTGCTATTTTTCTTTCTGGTCGGCATGGAGCTGAAACGGGAGATCATGGAAGGCGAATTGTCCGATGCGGCCAATATAGGGCTTCCGGCTCTTGGCGCGCTCGGCGGAATGGTGATACCTGCTGGGCTCTACTGGTGGGTCAATTATGATCAGCCAGGAGACATGCAGGGCTGGGCGATTCCCATGGCAACCGATACAGCCTTTTCGTTGGGCATTCTCTCACTGCTCGGTCCACGAGTCCCACTTTCTCTCAAGGTGTTTTTAGTATCGCTTGCCATCTTTGATGATATCGGCGCCATTGTAATCGTGGCGATCTTTTATAGCTCTAGTCTCTCCCCTGTCATGGTGTGGACTGCCGGAGGCTGCTTGGTGGTCCTCCTGCTCATCAACTATAGCGGTCTCACGGCCATTCCTCTCTATGCCTTGGTGGGCCTCGTGATGTGGATCGCGGTGCTGAAGTCTGGCGTACATGCGACGCTTGCGGGCGTCCTGCTGGCGATGTTTATTCCCCTCACCGATGCGACGAACCGGAATCATTCTCCGCTCCGCTTCCTAGAAAATGAACTGCACACGGCGGTGGCCTTTGTGACCTTACCGCTCTTTGCCTTCTTCAATGCCGGGGTTCCCTTGGCCGAGGTCTCCCTCCATAGTCTGACCCACCCGGTGTCCCTTGGCATTACGCTGGGGCTGTTCCTCGGCAAGCAACTCGGAGTCTTCCTATTCTGCATGGCTGGAGTATGGCTCGGGATCGCCCGTCTGCCGCGTGGAGTCACCACGCTCCAGCTCTATGGGGTCGCTATCCTGTGCGGAGTCGGCTTCACCATGAGTCTGTTCATCGGCGGGCTCGCCTTTGAGGAACTCCAGCGGCCAGCGCTGTTCGATGTGCGCATTGGGATTCTGCTTGGATCCCTCCTCTCGGCCATGGCCGGGTATCTCGTGCTTTGGCTGACACTCCGAAAAGGCGGGGTACGAGAAGCTGATGACTGA